A section of the Candidatus Desulfatibia profunda genome encodes:
- a CDS encoding citramalate synthase — MEPILLYDTTLRDGTQGENISFTAKEKIQIAKRLDDFGIHYIEGGWPGSNPRDMQFFDLAQNTTFNNARITAFGSTRKPRIAAADDPNLQALLKSNTPAVTIFGKTWNLHVKQVMNNTLKENLAMIFESVEFLKNNDREVIYDAEHFFDGYKDNPDYALQTLTAAADAGAQFIVLCDTNGGSLPFEIESIMKTVRQAFCEKYDKTADALPFKFGIHTHNDSGLAVANSIEAVRCGAVMVQGTINGYGERCGNADLTSIIPILHFKMNRPCVSGENMAKLKKLSRFVSETANMIPLNSRPFVGKSAFAHKGGIHVSAIMKVSRAYEHMEPELVGNQRRVLVSDLSGKSNVEYKARELGVELEANGLGSREIVNEIKRMEQEGYQFEAAEGSFKILLEKLSDQFSPLFELKAFRVHIEKDADRPCNAHATIKISVDGKEEITAAEGDGPVSALDNALRKALYKFYPDLENMRLIDYKVRVIDGRAGTAAKVRVLIESRDQDRIWSTVGVSEDIIEASWQALADSFQYKLSL; from the coding sequence TAAGAGACGGAACCCAGGGAGAAAACATCAGCTTTACCGCCAAAGAGAAAATCCAGATTGCAAAACGCCTGGACGACTTCGGCATCCATTACATCGAGGGCGGCTGGCCGGGTTCCAATCCCAGGGACATGCAGTTTTTCGACCTGGCTCAAAACACAACCTTCAACAACGCGCGTATAACAGCATTCGGTTCTACCCGTAAACCGCGTATCGCCGCCGCTGACGACCCGAACTTGCAGGCGCTTTTGAAAAGCAATACTCCGGCGGTGACCATCTTCGGCAAAACGTGGAATCTCCATGTCAAGCAGGTCATGAACAACACGCTGAAAGAAAATCTGGCCATGATATTCGAATCGGTCGAATTTCTAAAAAACAATGACCGCGAAGTGATTTACGATGCCGAACATTTTTTTGACGGGTACAAGGACAACCCCGATTATGCCCTGCAGACCTTAACGGCGGCGGCTGACGCCGGGGCGCAATTTATTGTTCTCTGCGACACCAACGGCGGCAGCCTCCCTTTTGAGATTGAGTCGATCATGAAGACCGTTCGTCAGGCTTTCTGCGAAAAATACGACAAAACCGCAGATGCGCTGCCGTTCAAGTTCGGCATTCATACCCACAACGACAGCGGTCTGGCAGTGGCCAATTCCATCGAAGCCGTGCGGTGCGGCGCGGTAATGGTCCAGGGAACCATCAACGGTTACGGCGAACGCTGCGGCAATGCCGACCTGACGTCTATCATTCCGATTCTTCATTTTAAGATGAATCGCCCGTGTGTCTCCGGTGAAAACATGGCCAAACTGAAAAAGCTCTCCCGGTTTGTGAGCGAAACCGCCAATATGATTCCTTTAAACAGCCGGCCCTTTGTGGGTAAAAGCGCTTTTGCCCATAAAGGCGGTATCCACGTGAGCGCAATCATGAAAGTATCCAGAGCCTATGAGCATATGGAGCCCGAGTTGGTGGGAAATCAGCGCCGTGTGCTCGTATCGGATCTTTCGGGCAAAAGCAACGTGGAATACAAGGCCAGAGAACTCGGCGTCGAATTGGAAGCCAACGGGCTCGGTAGCCGTGAAATCGTTAACGAAATCAAACGTATGGAGCAGGAAGGTTATCAATTTGAAGCGGCGGAAGGATCGTTTAAAATTCTGCTGGAAAAGTTATCCGACCAGTTTAGCCCCCTGTTTGAACTCAAAGCGTTTCGGGTCCACATCGAAAAGGACGCCGACCGCCCCTGCAACGCCCACGCCACCATTAAAATCTCCGTCGACGGCAAAGAAGAAATCACCGCCGCCGAGGGGGACGGGCCGGTCAGTGCCCTCGACAACGCTTTGCGCAAAGCGCTGTATAAATTTTATCCGGATCTCGAGAATATGCGGCTGATAGACTACAAGGTCCGGGTCATCGACGGACGCGCAGGAACGGCCGCCAAAGTCAGGGTGTTGATCGAATCACGGGATCAGGATCGAATCTGGAGCACCGTCGGTGTTTCCGAAGACATCATCGAAGCCAGTTGGCAAGCCCTGGCAGACAGCTTTCAATATAAGCTGTCCTTGTAA